Below is a genomic region from Halomicroarcula saliterrae.
CCGTGCGTGCGCGAAGCTGGTGGCTCGAATTCCGTGAAATCATCCTCAAAGCCACCGTCTACAACCTTCGCCGGAGCGTCCGATATCCGTGAAATCCAGCGCAGTGTACCGAAACTACAGAGCCGAAGACGCTAAATTCTGATCGAAATCAAGAAGCTACAACCGCCTCCTCGGTAAGCCCAAGCTCCAGTACAATTGGCGACTCAACAGAAGTCAAGACATCTCCGAAGTCACGCAAGGACATCGGGAATGCCTCTCAACAGCAATCGCAAAAACCGGCAGTCGTGGATTTAGAACAACTATCCTACGATTGGCGATACTCCCAAACTACGTTTGTGGATATCGGCGGGTACTACGAGGTGAAAGAAGCGCTAAATCAGCGTGTTCTAAAGCCACTGAGGACCACACTCGAAGGCGATGATCGGTACGAGCGGTTCGGAATCCAGCCGTCTCGAGGGATCATGTTCTACGGGCCGCCAGGAACAGGGAAAACGATGTTCGCTCGGGCACTCGCCGGCGAACTCGGGATTCCCTTCGTGGAGCTGTCACCGGGCGATGTCACTAGCAGATGGGTCAACGCCAGTACTGAACAGATTCAGGTCCTGTTTCAAGAAGCGCAAGTGCTGGGCCCCTGCGTGATATTTATCGATGAAGCGGAACATCTCTTCGGTGCTCGTACTCTCGGCGACGGGACGATTCATGCAGAGGATCGCAAAGTGACCTCGGAATTCCTCGTCCAACTCACGAAAGAGAATCGCGAAGCTATCGTTGTCTCAGCCACGAACCGCCCTGCCGATATCGACTCAGCAATACTCCGTCCGGGTCGACTATCGGCTCACTTTGAGGTCGGCCTCCCCGACGAAGAGGCACGTCATGCCATACTGAACGTGCATCTCGCCGCTGTTCCATCGGAACTCTCCGGTGAAGACCTGACCGAACTCGCAAGCCACACTGCAGGACTCACCGGGGCAGAATTGAAAGACATCGTCGAAGATGCGCGGAGAAAGGCAGCTGAACGCGATGCGGAGTGTGTTGAGCGAGAGGACTTCCCACCGAATGAGGAATTAGAGGAACTCTCCGATATGAGGAATCACGACATCGAGGAGCTACCCCGTGTTGACGAAAACAATGCGACGGGGACTAGTACGCCAGACACCACGGATATTGATGCGGAAGACTTCGAAGACTCTGGACAAGGCACGCGCGGGTATCACTGATATGGCGATTCGTGCGGTGTTACTGGGAGAATGGATATTGCACGCCAGATTATTTTTTTAGTCTGTTCTTCTGATCCGGCTGTCAGAATTAGTATGCGTATTTGTCAAACCCGATTGCTCGCGCTCAGCCCCATATTAATTCTGGAGCCAATATGAGGAGAACAAGAAAGACAACGAGGATACCAAGCCCAAGCATCCGTAATATTCCTGCTGAACGTTGTCGGTTCGGCGGAAGAAATTCGGCTAACCCAGAGAACGCAAAGGCAATACCCAAAAAGAGCATGTTGT
It encodes:
- a CDS encoding ATP-binding protein, which codes for MDIGGYYEVKEALNQRVLKPLRTTLEGDDRYERFGIQPSRGIMFYGPPGTGKTMFARALAGELGIPFVELSPGDVTSRWVNASTEQIQVLFQEAQVLGPCVIFIDEAEHLFGARTLGDGTIHAEDRKVTSEFLVQLTKENREAIVVSATNRPADIDSAILRPGRLSAHFEVGLPDEEARHAILNVHLAAVPSELSGEDLTELASHTAGLTGAELKDIVEDARRKAAERDAECVEREDFPPNEELEELSDMRNHDIEELPRVDENNATGTSTPDTTDIDAEDFEDSGQGTRGYH